A genomic region of Brachionichthys hirsutus isolate HB-005 unplaced genomic scaffold, CSIRO-AGI_Bhir_v1 contig_257, whole genome shotgun sequence contains the following coding sequences:
- the LOC137914624 gene encoding zinc finger protein 330-like, with product MPKKKTGARKKAENRKEREKQSRANREHVDVAKHPCNFNMECDKCQRKQKNRAFCYFCNSVQKLPLCAQCGKTKCMKSSDCVIKHPGIHTTGMAMVGAVCDFCEAWVCHGRKCLSTHACACPLTDAECIECDRNVWDHGGRIFRCSFCQNFLCEDDQFEHQASCQVLQAETFKCVSCNRLGQHSCLRCKACYCDDHAKSKVFKQEKGKAPPCPKCGHETQETKDLSMSTRSIKFGRQAGGEEDDDYDGGALSYDSYWKNLASGGREQQAGYGEDDDDEEYEEEEDDDDEEEEEEDEEEGEVEKAIDSMAGLKTD from the exons ATGCCAAAGAAGAAAACCGGAGCTCGGAAAAAGGCCGAAAATCGTAAGGAGCGAGAGAAACAGAGTCGAGCTAACCGGGAACATGTGGATGTGGCCAAACACCCCTGCAACTTTAACATG GAATGTGACAAATGCCAGAG GAAACAGAAGAACAGAGCTTTCTGTTACTTCTGTAATTCAGTGCAGAAACTACCACTTTGTGCTCAGTGTG GTAAAACCAAGTGCATGAAGTCATCAGATTGTGTGATTAAGCATCCTGGTATCCACACCACTGGAATGGCCATGGTG ggggcagtatgtGACTTCTGTGAAGCTTGGGTGTGCCACGGCAGGAAATGTCTCAGCACTCATGCCTGTGCCTGTCCTCTGACTGATGCAGAGTGTATCGAGTGTGACCGGAACGTGTGGGATCACG GGGGGAGAATCTTCCGCTGCTCTTTTTGTCAAAACTTCTTGTGTGAGGATGATCAGTTTGAGCACCAAGCAAGCTGCCAAGTCCTTCaggcagaaacatttaaat GTGTTTCCTGTAATAGACTTGGACAACATTCTTGCCTGCGCTGCAAG GCCTGTTACTGTGACGACCACGCCAAGAGTAAGGTCTTCAAACAGGAGAAAGGAAAGGCCCCACCCTGCCCAAAATGTGGCCACGAGACCCAGGAGACCAAGGACCTGAGCATGTCCA cccGGTCGATCAAATTCGGCCGccaggctggtggtgaggaagacgatgactATGATGGGGGGGCCCTTAGTTACGACTCCTACTGGAAGAACTTAGCATCTGGAGGCAGAGAGCAACAGGCAGGCTAtggagaggatgatgatgacgaagagtacgaggaggaggaagatgatgatgatgaagaggaggaggaggaagacgaagaagaaggtGAAGTGGAAAAGGCTATTGATTCCATGGCTGGTCTTAAAACTGACTGA
- the LOC137914625 gene encoding interleukin-15-like, which yields MTALLVILVQSTSPGSRHAKGVQLLPTCCLCRESHKSEVWLRFLILSFLSTYTCAASVPGTADVQICLNLLRHDIEKSDAMLYTPSTNDVKKNCKMMSLRCYMLELIMVINEEEIMDNNAECISDFDETLPEVNSVDCPPCEAYSLRNITVFLEELNNLLEEMSTYQSI from the exons ATGACTGCGCTCCTGGTGATCCTCGTCCAGTCCACGTCCCCTGGAAGCCGGCACGCG AAAGGTGTCCAGCTCCTGCCAACCTGCTGCCTGTGCAGAGAGAGCCACAAATCTGAGGTCTGGCTTCGCTTCTTAATTCTGAG CTTCTTGAGCACATATACGTGTGCTGCTTCTGTGCCCGGTACAGCAGATGTACAGATTTGCTTGAACTTGCTGAGGCACGACATTGAG AAATCTGATGCTATGCTCTATACGCCGTCCACTAATGACGTCAAA aAGAACTGTAAAATGATGTCACTGAGATGTTACATGTTGGAGTTGATAATGGTCATTAATGAAGAGGAAATTATGGACAATAATGCAGAATGCATCAGTGATTTTGATGAAACACTGCCTGAAGTGAACTCT GTTGACTGTCCACCATGTGAAGCATATTCCCTTAGAAATATTACAGTATTCCTGGAAGAACTAAATAATCTTTTGGAAGAAATGTCCACATATCAATCGATATGA